ATTCAAAAGAACGTGTACAATTCGGCAAGCCGATCGTAGCCAACCAAGGCATCAGTTTCAAACTAGCGGATATGGCGACAGCGACAGAAGCATCTCGTCTGTTAACATACCAAGCAGCATGGCTCGAATCGAACGACCTGCCGTACGGTAAAGCCTCTGCTATGGCGAAACTAATGGCTGGTGACACAGCGATGAAAGTCACAACAGAAGCGGTTCAAGTATTCGGCGGCTACGGTTATACAAAAGATTATCCAGTAGAGCGCTATATGCGTGACGCGAAAATCACGCAAATCTATGAAGGTACACAAGAAATTCAACGTCTCGTCATCTCGCGTATGCTGACGAAATAACAGGAGGTCTATGCAATGCCCAAACATGAAGTGAAATCTACCGTCAAAGATGAAGAACTCATTCAGAAGCGACGTGAACAAATTAGCCGGGGCGCTGTGAAATTATTTATTGATAAAGGATTCCACAGGACGACTACACGTGAAATCGCCAAAGAAGCGGGCTTCAGTATTGGCACACTGTACGAGTATATTCGGACAAAAGAAGACGTCCTGTATCTCGTCTGTGACAATATTTACAATGAAGTGAAAGTTCGCCTGTCTGAGCTCGACAACAATGACAACACGGTAGAAGGGCTACGTGTGGCGATTGCACGGTATTATGAAGTCATCGATCAAATGTCGGATGAATTCCTCGTCATGTACCAGGAGTCGAAGTCGTTACCTAGCGAAGCACTTCGTTACGTACTCACGAAAGAACTGGAAATGGTTGAGCAATTTGAGACCATTATTCGTAAATGCGTGGAAGCTGGTAATCTTCGCATTGGACGGGATGAAGTATCATTGACCGCACATCACATCCTCGTATCTGGCCAAATGTGGTCGTTCCGAAGATGGGCGTTGCGCAAACAATATACGTTAGAACACTATACGAGAGTACAAACTGATCTACTTATTAAAGGTGTAGAGAAGTAACT
This window of the Sporosarcina ureae genome carries:
- a CDS encoding TetR/AcrR family transcriptional regulator; the protein is MPKHEVKSTVKDEELIQKRREQISRGAVKLFIDKGFHRTTTREIAKEAGFSIGTLYEYIRTKEDVLYLVCDNIYNEVKVRLSELDNNDNTVEGLRVAIARYYEVIDQMSDEFLVMYQESKSLPSEALRYVLTKELEMVEQFETIIRKCVEAGNLRIGRDEVSLTAHHILVSGQMWSFRRWALRKQYTLEHYTRVQTDLLIKGVEK